TAATATCTAATTTGATTTTATTAAGACTAGCTAAGATGACATCAGGATATATGATAGACATCTTCTTTAATAAAGTATCTCCTGTATCATCTTTACTAATTTTAATTTTAACTTGTTCAATAATATTTCCTGCATCAACTTCTTTTACAATAATATGACTAGTAATACCTGTTTCATTTTCTCCATTCATTATGGTCCAGACATGTGGTGATCGTCCTCTATAAACTGGTAATAATGATCCATGGATATTAAAGGCAAAATTGAAAATCGAAAAGACATTATATGGAATGATATATTTGTAATTAATACTTATAAGAATAGAGTTTTTATATCCACGAAAGAGATTATATGACTTAGGATCATCCCATGCTTTTTGCCTATAACAAATTATTCCAATTTCAGAACAGAAATCTGAAAGAGATTCTCCACTATTATCTGGATGTGTATATACACTAACAACATCATACTTTTGAATGATCACTTGCAACGATTTTATTGCGAGAAAACCCGAACCGAAAATTATAATATTATCAATTTGCAATGATTTGCCTCACACTACACTATTAAGATACAAAAGCAAAAATTTTAAACTACATTAACTTTTTTGTCTTGTTGCAGCAAATTTTGATATTTTTATTACTCAAATTTATATTTGCTGAATTG
This portion of the Oceanispirochaeta sp. M1 genome encodes:
- a CDS encoding methionyl-tRNA formyltransferase, which encodes MQIDNIIIFGSGFLAIKSLQVIIQKYDVVSVYTHPDNSGESLSDFCSEIGIICYRQKAWDDPKSYNLFRGYKNSILISINYKYIIPYNVFSIFNFAFNIHGSLLPVYRGRSPHVWTIMNGENETGITSHIIVKEVDAGNIIEQVKIKISKDDTGDTLLKKMSIIYPDVILASLNKIKLDIKPIIQDEAKATYYGLRTSMMSYLNPYLPTQEILNFIRALSGSYPNAYFFQRFGKKYFIEEVKVLKKTGAAIGLLEEKKDGIYLNCKDNQLKLIKFRIGE